CCAACGAACCGGTCGAGTGTTTCGACTACGATAACAATACCGTCATCGGGTTCGGGGATGTGCGGGCCCTCTTCTGGGAGTGGGGGACATAAAGGGAGCTGATTCTCTCTCCATTTCGAAACTCATCATCCTTTTTCTTCCTGGTCTCTTCGAGTAACGTGCCAGATGACCCGTGCCACAAGGCTTCATATAACATCAACAGATGAACGGGATAACCCCGGCTGAGGCTTACCGGAGATGTGTTTGTAAAGCTCTCCTCCCTCTATTCCAGTAACTTTTCGAGACACGCGGAATTGATTGGTATTTAAAATAGTATTTTGTCCTTAAGCAACGACTACTTGCCATCTTTACAGATCATATCCGGGCTCTCAACCCATTGCGAAAGACTGCCCATCCGCCTGAAAGCCTCCATCACGGGAAGTTTGATACCCGAACGACGGGCATTGCAAAAAAACCTCCATCGGTCCCGCAGCCTCGGGCCGTTCTTTCCTTCCGGTGAGAGGAGATAATCGAGCGTTTCCCGCTCCTTTTTCATCCAGGCGAACCGGGCCAGCACATTACTGGCATATTTTTCGGGATCCGGCCAGGAATCTGCCAGAATTCGTGCACATTCCAGAGAATACACAATACCTTCTCCCGTGAACGGCGATACGGTCCCTATCGATTCGCCGACGCCGATGACCAGCCGGGGAGTGGTATCATTCAGCGTCCTTCCGGAATACAAGGGCGTCGAATAGTACGGGGAAGCGACCCGGACGAAACCCTGACAGCTACAGTTTATGGTAAATGAAAACCGCCCGGACGAATCCCGGTAAAACTCTTCCAACAGGCTTTTGTGCCGGATATGGCCGATGCCACCGACGCCGATATGATAGTGATTGTTACCCACGGGAAAGATCCACAGGTAGCCGAGCCCGGGTATCCGGTTCCCGTACACCCCCGCTTCAAGACGCTCGCGCCCGCGGGATTCCACGGCTGCCCGGTGCTGCAGCGTCGGCAGCGTCAGATCAGACCTGCAGGGAGGAAGGAACGCCCGGGCAATCCCGGTTGCGTCCACCACGATATCATAGTCCCCGGCGTTTTCCGGCCCCAGGTTCTCCCGCTTCAGTCTGGCGGCTCGTGTGAGATCCCGGAGGAGCCGGGGCTTATTTATGGTACAGAGGGGTGTCGTGGCAACCAGCCCGTCAAAATGCATGGGGGACATGTGTTCGATGAGGTAGTTGTTCAGATCGAGGCCGACATCAGCGAGGTACTGTGCGATACCAATCGGCGCACCCCACCCGCACGAGCGACATTTGCAGGAGGTGGCATGATCCATGCCGTCATAGACATCCGGTGAGATCCCCCTCTGTTCGAGAAGCGCCGCCAGGTATCCTCCGGCGATCCCGGCACCTGCAATCGCAACCTTCATGCTATCTTCCCGAACGTCAGCAAAATAACGGTAATCGCCACCGAATGTGCCATCGATGCCCCCACCTGCTGCACCATCAGGTTGTTGGCCTTTTTCTCGAAATCGGGAAAGAGGGAATACAAAGCACGGGTGCAAAGCTGATCGATTCCTGCCCCATACGCCGTATTGATTCCTGCGATAGTGGCCGTTGTAAGAATAAGAAGATACGCAAGATCCATACTTCCAAGAATGGAAGCAAGAGGATAGAGCATCAGGACAGACACGAGCAGTGTAACGATACCATAGATGGTCGAGTGCGGCAGCCCGGGATACCGTACGGACGAGGTGTTTTTCCCACCCAGCCGGTCGGAATTTACGTCGCGGCGCATCATCGATACCACAAAACACGTCACCGTCAGGCCATGCAACAGCGACAGGATGAACGCCAGGAGAGAAAATACACCGGTCGCAGCATATACGACAGTCACCGTTACGCCAACGACCAGCCAGGGAAAAATGTACCATTCGGTAAATGGGTGGTAACTGAGCTTGAAGCGGGGATGATTATAGCCATAATCGAAAAAAAAACCAATAATAAACAGTAACGGCATGAAAATCCGCTCTATCGAAAGATACGCGGCGAGGAGCACTGCGATGATCGTGATAATCAGAGACATCTTTTTGTAATCGCCAACCGTAGCCCACCCATAGACGAGGGGCCGGTCACGCTTCGTTTCCTTACTCTTCTCATGCCGATCGACCTCCACATCCATGATGTCATTCCATAGGTGGGCGTCGATATGGACGAGAAGAGCCGCGATAACCGCGACAACGAACAAGCGCCAGTCAGCGCCGGGAAACCCGGCTTCCAAGAGCGTCACGACAAACCCGATGAGAATTGCACACCCGGTAAAAGGAATAAGCCCCTCGATCCGCAGGATGCGCCAGAATGTACGAAGGTCAAAGCCATATCCTGCGGTAGGCGGGTTCGGTGCCCGTGTGTCATAAAAATTAAAATACGGCTTCATTTTCTCCGGGGATCCTCCAGCGAAATGGTACCTCGCACACATTTCTCTTACAAAACATTGTCCTCACTCTCCGGATTTAACGAGGATTCACTCACCCCCGGTTTTCACCTCGTACGTCTTCAGTGTCCGGGCGGCATTTATATTTTCCCTATCGATACGATAATCCCGACCTGTCCCGTCCATCGAATTTCGCTCCCCCACTCAGAACACAGGGGGAGTGATGGCGGGGGCAGGCCACTATCGTTCCATTGCGAAACGGGATTTGATCCCAAAAAAATGGGAATCCGGGGTCCTTCTCATGACGAACGACGGGGTCGGTATCCCGGCGAGAGATACTTTCATAATTCCTCCTGCACTAAGGGGAAACCATGAAAGACATTATCGGCAGTAAGAAGATGGAGAATGGAATCGTGGTTTTCTGGGATGAGGGGATTGAAAAAAACTATGATTCCTTCAATTATTCCGAACTCATCGACATGAGGATTAACGCCCTTGACCTTCTCGATGATCCCACCGCGTACAGTGTGGATGTGGAAAACCACACAATCACCAGTAAAAAATAAGAAGGGCTGCCCGATTCCTGCACAACGGGGGTTTTCTATCTCCTCTTTTTCCTTACCGTGGGACATCCTATTCCGCGTCCCCCATCCCCGGTCAGGAACGGTAACCGGAGAGAAATGTAGTATTTTTTTCCCAATCGTAGATTATCGGACGAATTTACATTCGCAAAACTCTCGCACGGACCATAGTGCAGCCGGCACTCGTGGCCTCACAGAGAGGGCATCAGGCCACAAAGAGTGCCGGTGCCTTGAGCTGATGTATCGCTGTTCACCACACGCCAATCACAACATTTTTTTATTTTATCATGATTAATAATGTTAGAAATGTATGCAGGTGGTGAATCGCATAGGAAGCAGTCTCACGGGGAATAAGAGGAACGCGGCAATGGAATCCGGATCGATTCCCTGCGACCTCCCGGTGCCTGAAGAAAAAACCATCCCGCTGTTTCATTCGGGAAGGACATGTCATGAACGGTAATCCTGCGGGAGAAGATACATCCCTTTTTGGGATGCCCCCGGAAAAGGGAAGGTGGGTGCTCGTTGCAGCAGGCCTGATCATCAACCTCTGTCTGGGCTCCATCTATTCGTGGAGTGTCTTTGTAAAACCCCTTACCGATTATTACACCGGGGTGCTGGGACAGACGGTCACGGCAAATGACATCCTGATGCCGTTCTCGGTATTTCTAGCATTCTTTGCGATTGCCATGCCGTTTGCCGGGAAGTACATCGACATCTATGGCCCCCGGAACGTGACGATCGCGGGAGGAATGCTGACGGGGCTTGGCTGGCTTCTGGCCTCCTTCTCGACATCTGTTCCGATGCTCTACGTGGTATACGGAATGATCGGAGGGATAGGGGTGGGCATCGCATATGGGGTGCCGGTTGCCGTTTCCGCACGCTGGTTCCCCGACCGGAGGGGTCTTGCCGTCGGACTTACTGTTCTCGGGTTCGGATTTTCCGCGGTTTTCACCGCCAATATCGCCGGATATTTCATTGCCGCGTATGGCGTGATGACCACCTTCAGGATCTTCGGTGTCGCGTTTATCATCCTAACACTGCTCCTTGCACGACCCCTGAAATTCCCGGAATCCGGCTGGGTTCCGCGAGGGTGGACGCCTCCAGCACCGAAACCGGGTGAGCACATGCAATGCGAATGTGATCGGTCGATGATGCTCGCATCCCCGTCATTCTACGGGCTCTGGTCCTGTTACTTTATCGGCTGTCTTGCCGGCCTCATGGCAATATCAATCGCAAAACCGGTGGGCACCGATGTGGGAATCGAGACGGGACTTGCCATCTTCCTCGTCGGGTTCTTTGCGCTTTTCAACGGCGGGGGACGTCCCGTCTTCGGTGCCCTCACCGACTCGGTCACGCCCCGGAATGCTGCCATGATCTCGTTCGTGCTGATCGCCGTGGCATCCCTTCTCATGTGGCAAATCCCGGTTATACCGGTGTATATCCTTGCCTTCAGCATACTCTGGGGATGTCTCGGCGGCTGGCTGGCCGTCGCACCGACGACAACGGCGAGTTATTTCGGGACCTGCGACTATCCGCGATGTTACGGGGTCGTCTTTCTTGCCTATGGTGCGGGTGCGATTGCCGGGCCGCAGCTCGCCGGCTTTATCAAAACATCAAGCGGATCCTACATCGGCGTGTTCCCCTACGTGCTGGCCCTTGCGGTTATCGGTTTTTTCATCGCATTCTTCCTGATGAAACCCCCGAAACCGGTCCCCTGATTTTTCTTGCCTGCACTGACATGGACAGCCGCGGGCAGAGCCTCCGCACCGCCGAAAGACGTAAAAAACCGTAATTTTGAGATATTAGTGCGATGATTTACGCGAATGGTTCTTTCAGGAGGCCTTTTTTATCCCTCACCCGAAGATTCGCCATAAACGACTTCGCAAGCAGGGGACTGAACGCCCGGGCCGGCAGGCCGAGCACGGCTGCCACGTCCCGGGCCGGCGCCACCGGCTCCGGCTCCCCGGTCCCGGCGCAGTCCAGCACGGCATCGTGGATCTTCTCGAGATAGGCAAGCCCTTCGTCCATCGCCCGGTACGCCTCCGCCCCATACCGCGGCTCGTCCCACGCCGACAGCAGCACCGTGATACCATGCCGGTTCCGGAGGCGCCCGACCGACTCCGCGGACGCGAGGGCATCGTCGTACACCCGGACATCACCCCCGCATCCCGCCGGGCTTGATGAACATAGTGGTAATGGATCCGAAGAAATGATATGCCGGCTTATATCAGATGAATTGAGCAGGCAATCTGGCGAAGATTATTTCGGTAATTGCTAATGGGGATCAGCGAGGCCGCGGTCAACCAGGGCATGGAATGGGCGTTCATAGCGATGGTCCTGGTAGTCATCGGCATGTTCATCGCGGGCCTGTTCATCCGGAAGACCGGAAAAATCGAGTGAGGCGGTGAAGGGAGGTATTGCCTCGACGTATTACATCAATAATTTTAAAATATATGTGATTTAATATATTAATCATTCATAAAAACATACAAGTACCAATTGAATGAGGACAAATATGTCCATTGTAACTGTACTAGAGGAAATAGATCTCAGTCTGCATAACCTGATAGATAAAGCTGATTGGACTGCTCCGGGGACCATTTCTGATTTTCAGAAACCCCTAATAACATTTGATTCTCCCAAAGATGTTCAAGGGCAGATTTCAACCGGCAATAAACTCTGTATCTACTTGTACCAGATAATGGAAAACGTATACCTGAAAAACCACGAGCCAGAAATAATTGAAGAAAATCGAACAAGTTTCTCTCCCCTTTATCTGGATCTCCATTATCTTATCGTCCCTTTCTGCGAAAAGAAAAGAGATGAGAAATTAATACTTGGTACTATTATCCAGATATTTGCAAATCAATCCGTACTACATGAAAATCTATTAAAAGGCAATCTGGGAAAAACAGATCAGATAATGCGAATCCTCTTTAATCCCCTGACAGTTGACGAATTGACAAAAATCTGGAGCGCATTTCAAACAACAGGGTATCATCCTGCGTTAAGTTATATCGTAACACCGGTTCCTGTTGATATTTCTCTGGAAAGTACGTTCCAGCGGGTAGTATCGAAGCAGTTTCAGTACTGCAGTGGATATCCGGAGGATTAAGATTGTATGAGTCCAAAAATACGTGTTAATTCCAGCGAATGGTTTTATGAAGGCTGCGAGTCAAGGATAACCCAGCTTGCTCTTGCATTAAAAATCTTTGATAAATTCACCAACAAGATACCTCTTGGTCATTTATTCTTTTCTATCGACGGAAAAACGGTAACTCTATCGCAAAATCTTTCTGGTTACTATCTCATCCTTGATATTGACTCCCTGAATGGGAACGGAGTTCTGACCATCGAATCTGATTTCTACATGAAACACCAGCAATCCCTACAAATACCGGACTTGACCACAGAACCTCTCATGATGAATCCAGTGGTTCCGATCAGTCTCAATCCCAATCCTCAGTATCCCTTTCCATCTCATGCTACCTTGGTTCGGGGTAGTGTGAAGGACGGTGCATATGTCGCTGATGCGGATGTAAAGGTCAGAGACCGAGTGAATTCCTCTCATTGGGCCGAAACAACAAGAACAGACTCCAAAGGAGAGTTTGTTTTGTTTTTTAAGAACATTCAAGACCCGGGAGAGACTATTTCAATCCGAGTAAGTGAGGGAGGACGGGAGGAGGAAAAAGGAGAGACGATATTTCCACGAAAAACTACCGTCATGCACTTTTTTTTACACTGATATCTCTTAAAGTTCTCCCGATTTTCTGAGAAAGAATGATTTGAACGCCGTCGTTGATCTGTTCTTGGTAATTCGTGAGATTATGAAGTAGATAGTAATCATAGTATATTTATAAAAATAATTAAATACTTCTTACCCTCATGCATGATACACAGAAGGAGGTTGACAGGAGGGGAATTCTGTGGAAGAGCAAAAAGGAATTGTATTCGTTTTTAAACAGAAGGATGTATACCATTTCAAGCGAGATGGCGACTCCTTTTCGGGATATTTCAATTGTATCAATTTTATTAAAAAGCCTCTTGTAAAGCTGTTTGGATGTGTCATTCTGAGGGGTATTCATGCCACTAAGCACACCTGATCAGGTGATAAAAAACACAATTTCAACTCTTGAAGGGGAGTTGACGTCAACGGAAAAAACCATACGTGTTACCAGTAAAACAACGCAGCACATCAGAAGCGATATCAGTGAATTAAATAAGCTGTCATTGAAAATCGTCCAGGCGGTAAAACTCTTTTCAGAGCAGATTGTATTCATCAAAGAGCAAAAGGATACCCTAAAAAATTTTGATATAGATGTTGAAAAGGGTCCGGTTTCACATATATCTCCTTCAAAGAAAACTGATTATGATGACAAAATCAAAAAAATCGATGATGAGATTATCCAAATAAAAAATGATCTGAATTCAAAAAATAATGACTATACTACTGCGCAATCAGATTATAATCAAGCAATGAAAAAATTAAATGATTATCTTATCATAATTGAAAATTTACAGAATGAAACAAATAAACTATTAAATCAAATCGCCGAAATGAATGCCTTAAAGAAAAAAATCGAGGATGCACGAAATAATAAACAAAATAATTACCTCTATTTCTGGTATACGGAATTACATAAAAAAATAACCGCATTCTCTATTCCACAACCAACGCCTGTTCAATATGAAGATGCATTTGTGGGCCCTCTTAACGATTTTATAACACAACAGCAACTCGTTAGAGAAAACGAGGAAAAACTCAACGGTTACAGCGAAGAAGTTGCCGTGTTGGAAGCAAAATGGAAAGATCTTGAAAAGAACAGGGTAATTAACATTCTCAAATCTTTGGAGGGATTATAACCTGCAGGAGGAGATAAAAAATGCCTGAATACCTTTCACCCGGCGTCTATATTGAAGAGTTCGAGATGGGGCCCCGGCCAATTGAGGGGGTAGGCACCAGCACGGCCGGATTCCTTGGCCTGACCGAACGTGGGCCGACGAAAGCGAAACTAATAACGAGTTGGACACATTTCCAGCGGGTTTATGGCTCATACTTCCAGAAAAACGGTGACACCCCTTATCTGCCCTATGCAGTCGAAGGATTTTTCGCCAACGGAGGCCAGCGCTGTTTCATTGGACGAATAACGCTTGAGAATGCAACTATAGCAGAGGTCAGTCTTTTACAGGGAGGTGCATCCGCTCTCACGGTGTCTGCAGTGGGGCCTGGAGTATGGGGGAACAATGTCATTGTCGCGGTCGAGGGAGGGTCCCTTTCATCAGCCACTAAACCTCTTTTCAAATTACGAGTATTTCATTGGAAAGATGATCCCTCTTCAATTGCAAGCATAGATAAAAAAGCCGAATTTGCCAGGCAGATTCGAAAAAACAACCCCCCATCATATTATGAGGAATTTGACAATATTTCTGTGGATAGTACTGTTCCAGAATACTATGGCAAGACTGTCAGCTCTTCACTGATATCCCTCAGTCTGAAAACCGGTGATACCGGAAAGGTTCCGGATCCTCCTGTCGAAAAAGATCCCACTCAGTCCAATTCAATCCTCCTCTACCAGCTCACCGGCGGTTCTGATGGATCCGGAACCATCACTGCGAATGATTATACCGCAGAAGGCAGGCTTGATTCGGAGGGGATGAAAATCGGACTTGAAGGATTCAGAGAGATTGATGAGATTGCCATCGTCTATGTCCCTCATGCATTTGGCGTTTCCAATCTCGTCATGGAACTGATTGAACATTGTGAGAGCCTGAAGGATCGCTTTCTGATCATTGACAGCGAACCGAATAAAAGGGATCCCAACGATGTCTCCCCACGGGATACGTATGTGACGAAGTATGCCGCCTTTTATTACCCATGGATAAAGGTCATCGATCCCGTCACGCAGACGGTCAAGATGATACCTCCCGGTGGGCATGTAGCAGGAATATA
This region of Methanoculleus sp. SDB genomic DNA includes:
- a CDS encoding MFS transporter, which translates into the protein MNGNPAGEDTSLFGMPPEKGRWVLVAAGLIINLCLGSIYSWSVFVKPLTDYYTGVLGQTVTANDILMPFSVFLAFFAIAMPFAGKYIDIYGPRNVTIAGGMLTGLGWLLASFSTSVPMLYVVYGMIGGIGVGIAYGVPVAVSARWFPDRRGLAVGLTVLGFGFSAVFTANIAGYFIAAYGVMTTFRIFGVAFIILTLLLARPLKFPESGWVPRGWTPPAPKPGEHMQCECDRSMMLASPSFYGLWSCYFIGCLAGLMAISIAKPVGTDVGIETGLAIFLVGFFALFNGGGRPVFGALTDSVTPRNAAMISFVLIAVASLLMWQIPVIPVYILAFSILWGCLGGWLAVAPTTTASYFGTCDYPRCYGVVFLAYGAGAIAGPQLAGFIKTSSGSYIGVFPYVLALAVIGFFIAFFLMKPPKPVP
- a CDS encoding phage tail protein — its product is MPEYLSPGVYIEEFEMGPRPIEGVGTSTAGFLGLTERGPTKAKLITSWTHFQRVYGSYFQKNGDTPYLPYAVEGFFANGGQRCFIGRITLENATIAEVSLLQGGASALTVSAVGPGVWGNNVIVAVEGGSLSSATKPLFKLRVFHWKDDPSSIASIDKKAEFARQIRKNNPPSYYEEFDNISVDSTVPEYYGKTVSSSLISLSLKTGDTGKVPDPPVEKDPTQSNSILLYQLTGGSDGSGTITANDYTAEGRLDSEGMKIGLEGFREIDEIAIVYVPHAFGVSNLVMELIEHCESLKDRFLIIDSEPNKRDPNDVSPRDTYVTKYAAFYYPWIKVIDPVTQTVKMIPPGGHVAGIYARSDIERGVHKAPANEKVAGAVDIEFPVTKGDQDILNPKGVNCIRQFRGRGILVWGARTLSDNTYWKYINVRRLFNYIEESIEEGTQWVVFEPNDERLWARVRATITQFLTRVWRDGALMGTKPDEAFFVRCDRTTMTQDDIDNGRLICIIGIAPVKPAEFVIFRMTQWYGGAAVTEMELRG